A section of the Aythya fuligula isolate bAytFul2 chromosome 9, bAytFul2.pri, whole genome shotgun sequence genome encodes:
- the LIMS2 gene encoding LIM and senescent cell antigen-like-containing domain protein 2 isoform X1 yields MTGSNMSDALANAVCERCQTRFDPAERIVNSNGELYHENCFVCAQCFRQFPDGLFYEFEGRKYCEHDFQMLFAPCCGECGEFIIGRVIKAMNNNWHPECFRCELCDVALADLGFVKNAGRHLCRPCHNREKAKGLGKYICQKCHLIIDEQPLMFRNDSYHPDHFNCTHCGKELTAEARELKGELYCLPCHDKMGIPICGACRRPIEGRVVNALGKQWHVEHFVCAKCEKPFLGHRHYEKKGLAYCETHYNQLFGDVCYNCSHVIEGDVVSALNKAWCVNCFSCSTCNIKLTLKNKFVEFDMKPVCKKCYEKFPLELKKRLKKLSELASKKAHPKALDLNSA; encoded by the exons TAATATGTCTGATGCTCTTGCAAATGCAGTATGTGAACGCTGCCAGACTCGATTTGATCCTGCCGAGAGGATTGTGAACAGCAATGGGGAGCTCTATCATGAAAACTGCTTTGTCTGTGCTCAGTGCTTTCGTCAGTTCCCAGATGGACTTTTTTATGAG TTTGAAGGTCGGAAGTACTGCGAGCATGACTTTCAGATGCTGTTTGCTCCTTGCTGTGGGGAATGTG gtGAGTTCATCATTGGGCGTGTTATCAAGGCAATGAACAATAACTGGCACCCAGAGTGTTTCCGTTGTGAGCTCTGTGATGTAGCACTTGCTGACCTGGGTTTTGTGAAGAATGCTGGCAG GCATCTGTGCAGGCCATGCCATAACCGTGAAAAAGCTAAGGGCTTGGGCAAGTACATCTGTCAGAAGTGCCATCTGATAATTGATGAGCAGCCGCTGATGTTTAGGAATGATTCCTACCATCCAGATCACTTCAACTGCACTCACTGTGG GAAGGAGTTGACTGCTGAGGCCCGGGAACTGAAGGGAGAACTGTATTGCCTGCCCTGCCATGACAAGATGGGAATCCCCATCTGTGGAGCGTGCCGCAGGCCCATTGAGGGACGAGTGGTCAATGCTCTGGGAAAGCAATGGCATGTTGAG cattttgtttGTGCCAAATGTGAGAAGCCATTCCTGGGGCACCGACACTATGAGAAAAAAGGACTGGCTTATTGTGAAACTCATTATAACCAG CTCTTTGGCGACGTCTGCTACAACTGCAGCCACGTGATAGAGGGAGATG tggTATCAGCTCTTAACAAGGCCTGGTGTGTGAATTGCTTCTCCTGCTCCACCTGCAACATCAAGCTTACACTGAA GAATAAGTTTGTGGAGTTTGACATGAAGCCTGTATGCAAGAAATGCTATGAGAAATTCCCACTGGAGCTGAAGAAACGCCTGAAGAAGTTGTCGGAGCTGGCATCCAAGAAGGCACACCCCAAAGCTCTGGATTTAAACTCTGCTTAA
- the LIMS2 gene encoding LIM and senescent cell antigen-like-containing domain protein 2 isoform X2 → MSDALANAVCERCQTRFDPAERIVNSNGELYHENCFVCAQCFRQFPDGLFYEFEGRKYCEHDFQMLFAPCCGECGEFIIGRVIKAMNNNWHPECFRCELCDVALADLGFVKNAGRHLCRPCHNREKAKGLGKYICQKCHLIIDEQPLMFRNDSYHPDHFNCTHCGKELTAEARELKGELYCLPCHDKMGIPICGACRRPIEGRVVNALGKQWHVEHFVCAKCEKPFLGHRHYEKKGLAYCETHYNQLFGDVCYNCSHVIEGDVVSALNKAWCVNCFSCSTCNIKLTLKNKFVEFDMKPVCKKCYEKFPLELKKRLKKLSELASKKAHPKALDLNSA, encoded by the exons ATGTCTGATGCTCTTGCAAATGCAGTATGTGAACGCTGCCAGACTCGATTTGATCCTGCCGAGAGGATTGTGAACAGCAATGGGGAGCTCTATCATGAAAACTGCTTTGTCTGTGCTCAGTGCTTTCGTCAGTTCCCAGATGGACTTTTTTATGAG TTTGAAGGTCGGAAGTACTGCGAGCATGACTTTCAGATGCTGTTTGCTCCTTGCTGTGGGGAATGTG gtGAGTTCATCATTGGGCGTGTTATCAAGGCAATGAACAATAACTGGCACCCAGAGTGTTTCCGTTGTGAGCTCTGTGATGTAGCACTTGCTGACCTGGGTTTTGTGAAGAATGCTGGCAG GCATCTGTGCAGGCCATGCCATAACCGTGAAAAAGCTAAGGGCTTGGGCAAGTACATCTGTCAGAAGTGCCATCTGATAATTGATGAGCAGCCGCTGATGTTTAGGAATGATTCCTACCATCCAGATCACTTCAACTGCACTCACTGTGG GAAGGAGTTGACTGCTGAGGCCCGGGAACTGAAGGGAGAACTGTATTGCCTGCCCTGCCATGACAAGATGGGAATCCCCATCTGTGGAGCGTGCCGCAGGCCCATTGAGGGACGAGTGGTCAATGCTCTGGGAAAGCAATGGCATGTTGAG cattttgtttGTGCCAAATGTGAGAAGCCATTCCTGGGGCACCGACACTATGAGAAAAAAGGACTGGCTTATTGTGAAACTCATTATAACCAG CTCTTTGGCGACGTCTGCTACAACTGCAGCCACGTGATAGAGGGAGATG tggTATCAGCTCTTAACAAGGCCTGGTGTGTGAATTGCTTCTCCTGCTCCACCTGCAACATCAAGCTTACACTGAA GAATAAGTTTGTGGAGTTTGACATGAAGCCTGTATGCAAGAAATGCTATGAGAAATTCCCACTGGAGCTGAAGAAACGCCTGAAGAAGTTGTCGGAGCTGGCATCCAAGAAGGCACACCCCAAAGCTCTGGATTTAAACTCTGCTTAA
- the GPR17 gene encoding uracil nucleotide/cysteinyl leukotriene receptor has product MNGPADPSSLLFNCSNQSNFSLEASEQCGKETHLENILFATFYFLDFILAFVGNALALWLFIRDQKSGTPANIFLMHLAVADLSFVLVLPTRLVYHFSGNHWPFGEIPCRLTGFLFYLNMYASIYFLMCISVDRFLAIVHPVKSIKLRRSLYAHLACAFLWVIVGVAMAPLLLSVQTVEMNNTTICLQLYREKASRHALVSLAVAFTFPFITTVTCYLLIIRSLKSGNRVETHLKEKAIKMIIMVLMIFMICFVPYHVNRYIYILHYNGTKTSCETQRVLALSNRITSCLTSLNGAFDPVMYFFVAEKFRDALCNLFCGKKTVILHQTYEGKTNESSLSAKSEL; this is encoded by the coding sequence ATGAATGGCCCAGCAGATCCCTCAAGCCTACTTTTCAACTGCTCAAATCAATCAAACTTCTCTTTGGAAGCTTCAGAGCAATGTGGCAAAGAGACACACCTTGAGAACATACTTTTTGCCACTTTCTACTTCCTAGACTTCATCTTGGCTTTTGTTGGCAACGCCCTGGCTCTTTGGCTCTTCATCCGGGACCAGAAGTCTGGCACACCTGCCAACATTTTCCTGATGCATCTTGCGGTAGCAGACCTGTCGTTTGTGCTGGTGCTTCCCACCCGCCTGGTGTACCATTTCTCTGGTAATCATTGGCCATTTGGCGAGATCCCGTGCAGACTCACTGGCTTCCTTTTTTACCTCAACATGTATGCCAGTATCTACTTCCTCATGTGCATCAGCGTTGACCGTTTCCTAGCCATTGTGCATCCTGTGAAGTCCATCAAGCTTCGCAGGTCCCTTTATGCCCATTTGGCATGCGCATTTCTATGGGTCATAGTTGGTGTTGCGATGgcacctctgctgctcagcGTGCAGACAGTAGAGATGAACAACACAACCATCTGCCTGCAGCTCTACAGGGAAAAGGCATCACGTCATGCTCTTGTGTCCTTAGCAGTTGCATTCACTTTCCCATTTATTACCACAGTGACCTGCTACTTACTAATCATCAGAAGCCTCAAGAGTGGGAACAGAGTTGAGACACACCTGAAGGAAAAAGCTATCAAAATGATCATCATGGTCCTAATGATCTTCATGATCTGCTTTGTACCTTATCATGTCAACCGCTACATTTATATTCTCCATTACAATGGGACCAAAACTTCCTGTGAAACGCAGCGCGTGCTAGCACTCAGTAACCGTATCACTTCCTGCCTCACGAGTCTGAACGGTGCCTTTGACCCAGTCATGTACTTTTTTGTAGCTGAGAAATTCCGTGATGCTCTGTGCAACCTGTTTTGTGGTAAAAAGACTGTAATATTGCATCAAACGTATGAGGGTAAGACAAATGAAAGCTCGCTAAGTGCTAAATCTGAGCTGTGA